From the genome of Scytonema hofmannii PCC 7110, one region includes:
- a CDS encoding RICIN domain-containing protein, with amino-acid sequence MTWDKLNRTLVVGVALTVSAIVAQSNAMAQNEQQFRFQLFKDQSYCMDVANGRIANGTAIQIAKCKQKGHPAQTWIGGDRLDIPCADAEGGCAYQYRLAANPAYCLDYTYSTSPPKKDGSTLLQLWQCKDAKDGNAAYWGAVLTAQAQAYRLYPRIPNHDVFNVQIAVPFDGIREGTKLRLTEDQNTWRLWVDE; translated from the coding sequence ACAGAACTCTTGTTGTTGGTGTTGCATTAACCGTAAGCGCCATTGTAGCTCAATCTAATGCAATGGCACAAAATGAACAACAATTCAGGTTTCAATTATTCAAAGACCAAAGTTACTGCATGGATGTCGCTAATGGCAGAATTGCTAACGGCACGGCAATCCAAATTGCTAAATGCAAACAAAAAGGGCATCCTGCTCAAACATGGATAGGGGGCGACCGACTTGATATTCCCTGTGCTGACGCTGAGGGAGGATGCGCGTATCAATACAGACTAGCTGCCAATCCTGCATATTGTCTTGATTATACTTATAGTACTAGTCCACCAAAAAAAGACGGTTCTACGTTACTGCAATTGTGGCAATGTAAAGACGCAAAAGATGGAAATGCTGCATACTGGGGTGCTGTTCTTACTGCACAAGCTCAAGCGTATAGACTTTATCCTCGTATCCCAAATCATGATGTATTCAACGTTCAGATCGCGGTTCCTTTTGACGGCATTAGGGAAGGTACGAAGCTTAGATTAACTGAAGATCAAAATACTTGGCGGTTGTGGGTAGACGAATAA
- a CDS encoding CHAP domain-containing protein, translating to MKFLKQNVGQVIAQVTKLSKPNLLKVTAMLLASTGTGVVQLTFIFTAMADDFMNTYFRDGQVIKLVTPKGFNVNLPYTRNGGMINTFEPDNTDEWKFQVIRTSNGVKFKRIGTDYLITAQKFPSDNLALLEAYKDVGGEDKYQTWIPKAIESKPGFFNICLLAQQDQCMNVPGSNNRTKLTTFKHDFNDQDQWFSAVVIGNSGSTPISIGQPDFNKKEYRQDNPLWKAGFAPKSVDPSVYSMSNPNAKGNCTWYASGRVKELGRNTNLVNQLVADANQWDDQARAAGIQTSRTPQVGAIAQWEANNNNGFGHVAVVEKVNGDGTVVISESSYSATSGSSWDFLYRTRTISANSPSTYLLP from the coding sequence ATGAAATTCTTAAAACAGAACGTTGGTCAAGTTATTGCACAGGTAACGAAGCTTTCAAAACCAAACCTTCTTAAAGTCACTGCAATGCTTCTTGCAAGTACTGGAACAGGAGTTGTACAATTGACGTTTATCTTTACAGCAATGGCCGATGACTTTATGAACACCTATTTCCGCGATGGTCAAGTAATAAAGTTAGTTACGCCTAAAGGCTTCAACGTTAATCTGCCTTATACTCGGAATGGAGGAATGATTAACACTTTTGAGCCTGATAACACTGATGAATGGAAATTTCAGGTTATTAGAACGAGTAATGGTGTGAAGTTTAAGAGAATAGGTACCGACTACTTAATTACCGCTCAAAAATTTCCTTCTGACAACCTCGCTCTATTAGAAGCTTACAAAGATGTTGGAGGAGAAGATAAGTACCAAACTTGGATTCCCAAAGCCATAGAGTCTAAACCAGGTTTTTTCAATATCTGTTTGTTAGCCCAACAAGACCAATGCATGAACGTCCCTGGTTCTAACAACCGCACTAAGCTGACTACTTTTAAACATGATTTCAATGACCAAGACCAATGGTTTTCAGCGGTAGTTATTGGAAATAGCGGTTCAACGCCTATTAGTATAGGGCAACCAGATTTTAACAAGAAAGAGTACCGTCAAGATAATCCTCTTTGGAAAGCAGGATTTGCACCAAAGTCTGTTGATCCTTCCGTTTACAGTATGTCTAATCCAAACGCAAAAGGTAACTGCACTTGGTATGCAAGCGGTCGTGTCAAAGAACTCGGACGCAACACAAATCTAGTCAATCAACTTGTAGCTGACGCAAACCAATGGGATGACCAAGCTCGTGCTGCTGGTATTCAGACATCGAGAACACCTCAAGTGGGTGCAATTGCACAATGGGAGGCTAACAATAACAATGGATTTGGTCACGTAGCTGTAGTTGAGAAAGTTAATGGAGATGGAACAGTTGTGATTTCCGAATCAAGTTACTCCGCAACTAGCGGTTCTTCATGGGATTTCCTTTATAGAACAAGGACGATTTCAGCTAATAGCCCCAGTACCTACCTGCTGCCTTAA
- a CDS encoding Uma2 family endonuclease gives MSPDTTAKKPETKWPIVEPYSVPTPPTNLIFDDGEPLESNRHRIAINVLIDSAQAALCGREDFFVGGNMFVYYSSLQVLNRDFRGPDVFVVLDVDGKRDRQGWVVWEEEGRYPDVIIELLSPSTARVDREDKKHLYERTFHTANYFIFDPFDPQSLEGWQLDNQQRYKPLETNELGWLWCETLQLWLGTWEGQIRREPAQGTCHWLRFFDQQKNLILLPEEIAEQEQQRVEQERQRAEQERQRAERLAARLRELGEDPDAI, from the coding sequence ATGTCCCCAGATACCACAGCTAAAAAACCGGAGACAAAATGGCCGATTGTTGAGCCATATTCGGTGCCAACACCACCGACAAATCTGATATTTGATGATGGAGAACCATTGGAAAGTAACCGCCACAGAATTGCCATAAATGTTTTGATTGATTCAGCGCAAGCGGCTCTCTGCGGACGGGAGGATTTCTTTGTAGGTGGCAATATGTTCGTCTACTACAGCAGCTTGCAGGTATTGAATCGGGATTTTCGAGGACCTGATGTGTTCGTGGTGCTGGATGTCGATGGTAAGCGCGATCGCCAAGGCTGGGTAGTATGGGAAGAAGAGGGGCGCTATCCTGACGTGATTATTGAGTTACTATCACCTAGCACAGCACGCGTAGACCGTGAGGACAAGAAGCACTTGTATGAGCGAACATTCCACACGGCAAATTACTTCATCTTCGACCCGTTTGACCCGCAATCCCTTGAAGGGTGGCAATTAGATAACCAGCAACGCTATAAACCCTTAGAGACTAATGAGTTGGGTTGGCTGTGGTGCGAAACTTTACAGCTATGGTTAGGGACATGGGAGGGACAGATTCGTCGCGAACCAGCGCAAGGTACGTGTCACTGGTTGCGGTTCTTTGACCAACAAAAGAACTTAATCCTGTTACCAGAAGAAATAGCAGAACAGGAGCAGCAACGAGTAGAACAAGAGCGACAACGAGCCGAACAGGAGCGGCAACGAGCCGAACGGCTGGCAGCACGATTGCGGGAGTTGGGAGAAGATCCAGATGCCATCTAA
- a CDS encoding DUF937 domain-containing protein has translation MGLFDQIINAIDNPNQEGNTGQLGDILNTVQQISGSTGTDSSTMQSAVGIVGNYVRSALQEKQNTEGSEAAQEVVNQYGGTSPNTQAVDSLFPPFIQQQVADVVSQRTGLDAGMVQQLLPTLVPLVLNLLKSGANAQSSQAGGNSVLNSFLDSDRDGDVDIMDAMQMASRYLGR, from the coding sequence ATGGGGCTTTTTGACCAGATTATCAATGCAATTGACAATCCTAACCAAGAAGGTAACACCGGACAGTTAGGTGATATTCTTAACACAGTACAGCAAATAAGCGGCAGTACTGGTACAGATTCCTCAACAATGCAGTCAGCTGTGGGTATTGTAGGGAACTACGTGCGTTCTGCGTTACAAGAAAAGCAAAATACAGAAGGCAGTGAAGCAGCACAAGAGGTGGTGAACCAATACGGTGGTACTTCTCCTAACACCCAAGCCGTTGATTCGTTATTTCCTCCTTTTATACAGCAGCAAGTGGCTGATGTTGTTTCTCAGCGCACGGGTTTAGACGCTGGTATGGTTCAACAACTCTTACCAACTTTGGTTCCTTTAGTGTTAAATCTACTGAAATCGGGAGCAAATGCTCAAAGTTCCCAAGCAGGAGGAAATTCTGTACTGAATTCTTTCCTTGACTCTGATAGGGATGGTGATGTTGATATCATGGATGCTATGCAAATGGCGAGTCGGTATCTAGGAAGGTAA
- a CDS encoding DUF4336 domain-containing protein — translation MTVQGQENNTRDFSWQFWPALPLYPFGERRTIRKEVIKDTIWTFDQLQGIFYVVVPIRMTVVKLEEGGLLVYAPVAPTPECIRLVNELVAEHGNVKYIILPTISGLEHKVFVGPFARYFPGSQVFMAPKQWSFPLNLPLSWLGLPQKRTQILPEDSSQTPFGNQFDYAILGPIELGPGRFAEVAFFHKRSHSLLVTDSVLSVSEEPPAIVQLDPYPLLFHAKDKASDIIEDNQANRRKGWQRISLFGLYFQPSMLEIIKWGEVFRNALKAPERSKKAYFGLYPFKWKPDWKQSFDALRGDGRLFVAPILQTLILNRAPQETINWANKVASWDFQWIISCHFDAPIKAEPQQFRQAFCFLEKHPAVSAGVFTSSSYPLPEEDFKILRKLDEGLSKFGIVPPAKDSNQ, via the coding sequence ATGACGGTGCAGGGACAAGAGAACAATACTAGGGACTTCTCATGGCAATTCTGGCCTGCTTTGCCACTCTATCCCTTTGGTGAACGGCGGACAATTCGCAAAGAAGTGATAAAGGACACAATCTGGACTTTTGACCAACTTCAGGGTATTTTCTACGTCGTTGTGCCTATTCGCATGACAGTGGTAAAGTTAGAAGAGGGAGGGCTTCTCGTTTACGCCCCTGTTGCACCAACCCCAGAATGTATCCGCCTAGTGAATGAGTTGGTGGCAGAACATGGCAATGTCAAATACATCATCCTGCCAACCATTTCTGGTTTGGAACACAAAGTTTTTGTCGGTCCTTTTGCCAGATATTTCCCTGGCTCTCAAGTTTTTATGGCTCCCAAGCAGTGGAGTTTCCCTCTTAATCTTCCACTCAGTTGGCTTGGCTTACCTCAAAAACGCACTCAGATACTCCCAGAAGATAGCAGTCAAACTCCCTTTGGTAACCAATTTGATTATGCAATACTCGGTCCGATTGAACTGGGACCGGGTCGATTTGCAGAAGTCGCCTTCTTTCACAAGCGATCGCACTCACTCCTAGTTACAGATTCCGTCCTTTCCGTATCAGAAGAACCGCCCGCGATCGTGCAATTAGATCCATACCCCTTACTATTCCATGCCAAAGATAAGGCGTCTGATATCATCGAAGACAATCAAGCAAACCGCCGTAAGGGATGGCAGAGGATTTCGTTATTTGGTTTATATTTCCAACCAAGTATGCTGGAAATCATCAAATGGGGTGAAGTGTTTCGCAATGCCTTAAAAGCGCCTGAACGTTCTAAGAAAGCTTATTTTGGGTTATATCCTTTCAAATGGAAGCCTGATTGGAAGCAATCATTTGATGCACTGCGAGGAGATGGGCGTCTATTTGTAGCACCAATTTTACAAACTCTCATCCTCAATCGCGCACCTCAAGAAACTATCAATTGGGCTAATAAGGTAGCGAGTTGGGATTTTCAGTGGATTATTTCCTGCCATTTTGATGCACCAATTAAGGCAGAACCGCAGCAGTTTCGTCAAGCATTCTGCTTTCTGGAAAAGCATCCTGCTGTCAGTGCTGGTGTATTCACCAGTAGCAGTTATCCCCTACCTGAAGAAGATTTTAAAATACTTAGGAAACTTGATGAAGGGCTAAGCAAGTTTGGTATTGTGCCACCAGCAAAGGACAGTAACCAGTGA
- a CDS encoding carbohydrate ABC transporter permease, translated as MNRLTSKDWIIITQRLTPYLFLLPAMVILGLTVFWPALQAFYLSFTRYEYDLTQMPQWVGLANFNRLWKDPVFWKTLGNTLLYLVGVVPILVIAPLVLAILVNQKLRGMNWFRAAYYTPVVISMVVAGIAWRWLYAETGLLNQLLKGIFPEGIPWLTSPQFALYSVMAVTVWKGLGYYMVIYLAGLQSIPSDIYEAAAIDGSDGIRKHWDMTVPLMQPYLGLVAVISAISATKVFEEIYIMTQGGPRNSSKTIVYYLYEQAFTNLEISYACTIGLVLFLIILALSVLRLALDRSVTVTSDQ; from the coding sequence ATGAATAGATTGACATCTAAAGATTGGATTATTATTACCCAACGACTGACTCCTTACTTATTTTTGCTGCCAGCAATGGTGATTTTAGGATTAACCGTTTTTTGGCCCGCACTGCAAGCGTTTTACCTAAGCTTTACCCGGTATGAATACGATTTAACCCAGATGCCGCAGTGGGTGGGTTTAGCCAACTTTAACAGATTGTGGAAAGACCCCGTTTTTTGGAAAACTTTGGGTAATACTCTATTATATCTTGTAGGTGTGGTACCAATTCTGGTCATCGCTCCCCTGGTACTGGCAATTTTAGTTAATCAGAAACTGCGTGGCATGAACTGGTTTAGGGCTGCCTATTACACGCCAGTTGTTATTTCAATGGTGGTTGCTGGGATTGCTTGGAGATGGTTGTATGCAGAAACAGGTTTGCTGAACCAATTGCTTAAGGGTATTTTTCCAGAAGGAATTCCTTGGCTCACCAGTCCTCAATTTGCACTGTACAGCGTAATGGCTGTGACTGTTTGGAAAGGATTGGGTTACTACATGGTGATTTATCTAGCTGGGTTACAATCCATTCCCAGCGATATCTATGAAGCAGCTGCCATTGACGGTTCAGATGGGATTCGCAAGCATTGGGATATGACTGTACCTTTAATGCAACCTTATTTGGGTTTAGTTGCAGTGATATCAGCGATTTCTGCTACTAAGGTATTTGAAGAAATATACATCATGACCCAAGGCGGACCGCGTAATAGCTCGAAGACGATTGTTTACTATTTATATGAGCAAGCATTTACTAACTTGGAAATTAGCTATGCTTGTACAATTGGGCTTGTACTATTTTTGATTATTTTGGCGTTATCTGTTTTACGGTTAGCACTCGATCGCAGTGTAACAGTGACCAGTGACCAGTGA
- a CDS encoding DUF3891 family protein: MIANLHEKGWEVIYHRAHALLAAQIAGHWHPTKRPLRWLETIAAISHHDDLEKEWEGNHLTEAGAPLDFTLATKTDTSKLQQLTHNARYRGRWVAMMISMHMSFLNEGKRGESPELDDYLDEQLQHQEQWRQELNISKDEAAEAYEFFQWCDRLSLILCNRMLPVGERALEIATLSDGNRYDVIERSDGVTVKPWPFLEDKFTVNVEATYLEKLKFDSNEELTQALQTSPIKTLEWKFVR; this comes from the coding sequence ATGATTGCTAATTTACACGAAAAAGGTTGGGAAGTGATTTACCATCGCGCCCATGCTTTGCTTGCTGCTCAAATTGCTGGACACTGGCATCCTACGAAACGTCCCCTACGTTGGCTGGAAACAATCGCTGCTATTTCCCATCACGACGATCTGGAGAAGGAATGGGAAGGCAATCACCTGACAGAAGCGGGCGCACCTTTAGACTTTACTCTCGCTACAAAAACTGATACAAGCAAGTTGCAACAACTCACGCACAATGCTCGATATCGAGGACGGTGGGTGGCAATGATGATTTCCATGCACATGAGCTTTCTTAACGAAGGTAAGCGTGGAGAATCGCCAGAATTGGATGACTATTTAGATGAGCAACTCCAGCATCAGGAACAATGGCGACAGGAGTTGAATATTTCAAAAGACGAAGCAGCAGAAGCCTACGAGTTTTTTCAGTGGTGCGATCGCCTGTCTCTTATCTTGTGCAATCGGATGTTACCTGTTGGCGAACGTGCTTTAGAAATTGCAACCTTGTCAGATGGCAATCGTTATGATGTCATAGAACGCAGCGATGGTGTTACAGTCAAACCATGGCCTTTTTTAGAGGACAAGTTTACTGTAAATGTAGAAGCTACTTACCTAGAGAAATTAAAATTTGACAGTAATGAAGAACTTACGCAGGCACTACAGACTTCACCCATCAAAACCTTGGAGTGGAAATTTGTTCGGTAG
- a CDS encoding helix-turn-helix domain-containing protein: MLSLQAIERTRLQIIWLIAKGYTAQEVALVTGYRRGSIYKIVSRYNAMLPDLI; this comes from the coding sequence GTGCTGTCCTTACAAGCCATAGAACGCACACGCTTACAAATCATCTGGCTGATAGCCAAGGGGTACACAGCACAAGAAGTAGCTTTAGTTACAGGATATCGGCGCGGTTCGATTTATAAAATCGTGAGTCGTTACAACGCGATGCTACCGGATTTGATATGA
- a CDS encoding ABC transporter permease subunit translates to MSQTLKPANNKLSKNSTSRQRKPINTLLEVAGILPILVLICILFTVVSPNFLTVGNVVNILRQASINIVLATGMTFVILTGGIDLSVGSILAVSAVVAVLVSLLPALGWAAVPAGLLTGLLLGLINGALITFLDVPPFIVTLGSLTALRGAAFLVANGTTVINRDINFAWIGNNYLGPLPWLVIIALLTVAATWFVLRQTVLGVQIYAVGGNERAARLTGIKVNHVLLFVYGVSGLLAGLAGIMSASRLYSATGMLGQGYELDAIAAVILGGTSFTGGIGTIGGTLLGALIIAVLNNGLTLLNMSYFWQLVVKGLVIIVAVMIDRLRRRSRR, encoded by the coding sequence ATGAGTCAAACCTTAAAGCCTGCCAATAATAAACTGAGCAAGAATTCAACATCACGCCAGCGTAAACCGATTAACACTCTGCTTGAGGTTGCAGGGATTCTGCCAATTCTGGTACTGATTTGCATCTTATTTACAGTCGTTTCTCCCAACTTCCTCACAGTCGGTAATGTTGTTAATATATTGCGTCAAGCATCAATCAATATTGTGTTGGCAACGGGCATGACGTTTGTCATTCTGACAGGAGGTATTGACCTTTCCGTGGGGTCAATATTGGCTGTTTCGGCTGTAGTTGCAGTGTTAGTCTCGCTACTTCCTGCTTTAGGTTGGGCGGCTGTACCTGCTGGGTTGCTCACAGGATTGCTTTTAGGATTAATTAACGGTGCTCTTATCACCTTTTTGGATGTGCCACCTTTTATTGTCACCTTGGGTTCGCTCACTGCTTTAAGGGGTGCTGCCTTTTTGGTTGCTAACGGTACAACAGTTATTAACCGTGACATCAATTTTGCTTGGATAGGTAATAACTATTTAGGTCCCCTTCCCTGGCTGGTGATAATTGCCCTACTAACTGTAGCCGCTACTTGGTTTGTCCTGCGACAGACTGTTTTGGGGGTACAAATTTATGCTGTCGGTGGTAACGAACGAGCAGCACGGCTGACTGGTATTAAAGTCAATCACGTGTTGTTATTTGTTTACGGTGTCAGTGGATTGCTAGCAGGTTTGGCAGGAATCATGAGTGCCAGCCGTCTTTATAGTGCCACTGGTATGTTAGGTCAGGGGTACGAGTTAGATGCGATCGCTGCTGTTATTTTGGGTGGAACTAGCTTTACTGGCGGTATTGGCACTATTGGCGGAACTCTTTTAGGCGCATTAATCATTGCTGTTCTCAACAATGGTTTGACCTTGTTGAATATGTCTTACTTCTGGCAACTCGTTGTCAAAGGACTGGTCATTATTGTGGCGGTGATGATCGATCGCCTCCGCAGACGTTCGAGAAGATAG
- a CDS encoding sugar ABC transporter ATP-binding protein, translating to MTTNTETLFPHASTTTPVLEMQGITKRFNGVSALQNVNLTIYPGEVHALMGENGAGKSTLMKILAGAYIADEGEIRINGQPIKITDPGTARKSGINLIYQELNVAPNLTVAENIFMGSELRRGQFLDRKSMQLEAQQVLESLGASFTDRDVVGTLSIAEQQQVEIARALKDNSRILVMDEPTAALSDRETECLFEIVRKLRNNGIAIIYISHRMEEIYALADRISVLRDGQYIGSLTRDEISPQRLVQMMVGRSMQDFYEHQRQTNLGSVVLEVRNISDGRKIEPASFKIRAGEILGLSGLVGAGRTEVSRLIFGADPKVSGEVFLNGNKLNIHSPSDAIAAGIGYVPEDRKDQGLFLEMSSRKNIALNTLKEDAKAGVVNWGSVNKLATEAVENFNIRLANLEIRAVDLSGGNQQKLLLARWLAIKPKVLMLDEPTRGVDIGAKSEIYRIMSELAAQGVAILMVSSELPEIVGMSDRVLVMREGKLVGELDGSPSKEITQENIMHYATGASEVLAS from the coding sequence ATGACAACAAATACTGAAACCTTGTTTCCCCATGCATCCACCACTACCCCTGTATTGGAAATGCAAGGGATTACGAAACGATTTAATGGTGTATCTGCTCTCCAAAATGTCAATCTCACGATTTATCCGGGAGAAGTTCACGCTCTCATGGGTGAGAACGGGGCGGGTAAAAGCACATTGATGAAAATCCTTGCTGGGGCTTACATTGCTGATGAAGGAGAAATTCGCATCAACGGTCAACCGATAAAAATTACCGATCCGGGTACAGCACGTAAGTCGGGCATTAATCTCATTTATCAAGAACTGAATGTCGCACCCAATTTAACCGTTGCCGAAAATATTTTTATGGGTAGCGAGTTGCGGCGGGGTCAGTTTTTAGACCGCAAAAGTATGCAACTTGAAGCACAGCAAGTGCTAGAAAGCCTTGGAGCTAGCTTTACAGATCGCGATGTGGTTGGGACTTTGTCCATCGCCGAACAACAACAGGTAGAAATTGCAAGGGCGCTGAAGGACAACAGCCGCATTTTAGTGATGGATGAGCCAACAGCAGCACTGTCCGATCGCGAAACTGAGTGTTTGTTTGAGATTGTTCGCAAACTGCGGAATAACGGCATTGCTATTATCTATATCAGTCACCGCATGGAAGAAATATATGCCCTAGCTGACCGAATTAGCGTACTGCGCGATGGTCAATACATTGGTAGTTTGACACGGGATGAAATTTCTCCACAGCGATTGGTGCAGATGATGGTGGGTCGCTCGATGCAGGACTTTTACGAGCATCAAAGGCAAACCAATCTAGGTTCGGTGGTTTTAGAAGTCAGAAATATCAGCGACGGACGCAAGATTGAGCCAGCTAGTTTTAAAATTCGTGCTGGAGAAATTCTCGGACTCTCAGGGTTGGTTGGTGCAGGACGCACGGAAGTGTCCCGGCTCATTTTCGGTGCAGACCCCAAAGTCAGTGGTGAAGTTTTTCTAAATGGCAACAAATTGAATATTCATTCACCCAGTGATGCCATTGCTGCTGGGATTGGTTACGTCCCAGAAGACCGCAAAGACCAGGGTTTATTTCTGGAAATGAGTTCCCGCAAGAATATTGCCCTCAACACACTCAAGGAGGATGCAAAAGCTGGTGTTGTTAACTGGGGTTCAGTGAATAAGTTGGCAACAGAAGCAGTAGAAAACTTCAATATCCGGCTTGCTAATTTGGAAATCAGAGCGGTGGATCTTTCTGGTGGCAATCAGCAGAAGCTACTGCTAGCGAGGTGGTTAGCCATTAAACCGAAAGTCCTAATGTTGGATGAACCCACACGCGGTGTAGATATCGGTGCCAAAAGCGAAATTTACCGAATTATGAGCGAGTTGGCAGCACAGGGCGTGGCTATTTTGATGGTTTCCAGCGAACTACCGGAGATTGTAGGGATGAGCGATCGCGTCTTAGTGATGCGGGAAGGAAAATTAGTGGGCGAACTTGATGGTAGCCCTAGTAAAGAAATTACCCAAGAAAACATTATGCACTATGCAACTGGAGCATCGGAGGTACTAGCATCATGA
- a CDS encoding ABC transporter substrate-binding protein, producing the protein MNVKKIATVTSLLSIISGAIVGCTNTSPNNSTATNTDTNTATNVSVQSKDGGDAKLRSVGVTLGDLSNPFFVLMGKGAEQEAQKIGGDDVKVTVVSSGYDLNQQTNQIENFVAADTDVIILNAADSKGITPAVEKARQAGKIVIAVDTAISGEVDATVTTNNVQAGEVSCQYIVDRLKGKGNVVIVNGPPVASVIERVSGCEKVLSKYPGMKVLSKDQNAEGSRDGGLRVMSDLLTTFPSIDAVFAINDPSGVGVDLAASQAKRKDFFIVGVDGAPEAIDAIASKNSLYAATATQDPRGMTRKAVEVGNNILYGKKPSNPNILIPVKLITRENVSSYKGW; encoded by the coding sequence ATGAATGTGAAAAAGATCGCAACTGTAACTAGTTTATTAAGTATCATCAGTGGTGCTATTGTAGGATGCACAAATACTTCTCCAAATAACAGCACCGCTACTAACACTGATACTAATACGGCTACCAACGTCAGTGTACAAAGCAAAGATGGCGGCGATGCAAAATTACGCTCTGTCGGCGTCACTCTTGGCGATTTAAGTAACCCCTTCTTTGTTCTTATGGGGAAAGGCGCTGAGCAAGAAGCTCAGAAAATCGGAGGTGATGATGTCAAAGTGACGGTGGTTTCCAGTGGCTACGATCTGAACCAACAAACCAACCAAATCGAAAATTTCGTTGCTGCTGATACTGACGTCATCATCTTGAATGCTGCTGACAGTAAAGGAATTACGCCAGCCGTTGAGAAAGCAAGACAAGCAGGTAAGATTGTGATTGCGGTAGACACAGCCATTAGTGGAGAAGTGGATGCCACAGTAACGACCAATAATGTGCAAGCAGGAGAGGTGAGTTGCCAATACATTGTCGATCGCCTCAAAGGCAAAGGTAATGTGGTCATCGTCAACGGTCCTCCAGTCGCCTCAGTTATTGAGCGAGTGAGTGGTTGCGAAAAGGTCTTGTCTAAATATCCCGGTATGAAAGTCCTCTCAAAAGACCAAAACGCAGAAGGAAGCAGGGATGGAGGGCTGAGGGTTATGAGCGATTTGCTGACAACCTTCCCGTCTATTGATGCGGTTTTTGCCATTAACGATCCAAGCGGTGTTGGAGTAGATCTCGCAGCCAGTCAAGCAAAACGCAAAGACTTTTTCATTGTTGGAGTTGATGGTGCGCCGGAAGCAATCGACGCGATCGCATCCAAAAACAGTCTATATGCTGCAACTGCGACTCAAGATCCAAGAGGGATGACTCGAAAAGCGGTTGAGGTTGGCAACAACATCCTGTATGGTAAAAAACCCAGCAATCCGAACATTTTAATTCCAGTCAAGCTGATTACGCGAGAGAACGTCAGCAGCTATAAAGGCTGGTAA
- a CDS encoding inositol oxygenase family protein, translated as MQPQLKPESTILQINDKSSEGMSQTLNDCIEQAQNNPLDSLEEWEEDLLNRYPDPASIVKEDKTAQEYRNYETPTRDTVKEFYRLNHINQTYDFVLQKKAEFLKFDKKEMAVWDAVEFLNQLVDDSDPDTYLDQLQHFLQTSEAIHADRYPDWRVLTGFLHDMGKVLCLFGEPQWATVGDTYPVGCAFSEKIVFFEFFQHNPDDNNPKYNTKYGVYKPNCGLNQVHMSWGHDEYFYHMMKNYLPEPALYILRYHSFYPQHRENGYDYLMDERDRQMFKWVKLFNPYDLYSKNPNPPNWQELRPYYEDLLAKYLPLTLKF; from the coding sequence GTGCAACCCCAATTAAAACCTGAAAGTACGATTTTACAAATCAACGACAAAAGTAGCGAAGGTATGTCTCAAACTCTAAATGATTGCATCGAACAAGCTCAAAACAATCCCTTGGATTCCTTAGAAGAATGGGAAGAAGATTTACTGAACCGCTATCCCGATCCGGCTAGCATAGTCAAAGAAGATAAAACCGCTCAAGAGTATAGGAATTATGAAACGCCTACTAGAGATACAGTCAAAGAGTTCTATCGGTTAAATCATATTAACCAAACATATGACTTTGTATTACAGAAAAAAGCAGAATTTCTGAAGTTTGACAAGAAAGAAATGGCTGTTTGGGATGCAGTCGAATTTTTGAATCAATTGGTGGACGATTCAGATCCTGATACATATTTAGACCAATTACAGCACTTTTTGCAAACATCAGAAGCTATTCACGCAGATCGTTATCCTGACTGGAGAGTACTAACAGGCTTCTTGCACGATATGGGGAAGGTGCTGTGTCTGTTTGGGGAACCCCAATGGGCTACCGTAGGCGATACTTATCCTGTAGGTTGTGCATTCTCCGAAAAAATTGTCTTCTTTGAATTTTTCCAGCATAATCCCGATGACAATAATCCGAAATATAACACTAAATATGGTGTTTACAAACCTAATTGTGGGCTGAATCAAGTCCATATGTCATGGGGACATGACGAGTATTTTTATCACATGATGAAAAACTATTTACCCGAACCTGCATTGTATATCCTCCGCTATCATTCATTTTATCCCCAACATCGTGAAAACGGTTACGATTATTTAATGGACGAGCGCGATCGCCAAATGTTTAAATGGGTGAAGTTATTCAATCCCTACGATTTGTATTCAAAAAATCCCAATCCTCCAAATTGGCAAGAACTAAGACCTTATTATGAAGATTTATTGGCTAAGTATTTGCCTCTAACATTAAAATTCTAA